Proteins from a single region of Argopecten irradians isolate NY chromosome 7, Ai_NY, whole genome shotgun sequence:
- the LOC138328426 gene encoding heat shock 70 kDa protein 12B-like: MAAGTCHLLSAAIDFGTTFSGYAFSTKNDYQSNPQNVSSVTWSAGSGCLQSLKTSTCILFDPKGNFHSFGFEAEDKYCDLAYDNLHKDWYYFRRFKMILYQQKELNRTFHIKSLDGKTMPAMKVFSAAIGYLKDHLLGTCKLRGADVHAHDIAWVLTVPAIWSDPAKQFMREAAVQAGLPSNQMQLSLEPEAASLFCKHIPVNVKSDKFMEFKSGYRYMVLDAGGGTVDITVHEVKPGGTLRELYKANGGDWGGTKVDLEFENLLADLLGPEVFDIFKRECVPDLLEMHRSFEVKKRSIQAQGDDKVTFTVPINLLETFRKQKPGVDLTKTIENKPKYSGHVIWRGDKLRLSADLTRSLFKPSLENILGQVKMLLGLPEVSGVGAILMVGGYSECPLLQTAVKSACPGLQMVVPGDAGLVVLKGAVINGHTPTTISERVCKYTYGARCRRKFIQGFHKEEYKVNSVRGVKCNNIFEVHARMGDSIQIGQACQPFRHVVVSENQTVMKIGIFASDEKEPLYVTDCGCKKLGDIVIDMSDTTNGLKRGNSVSMTFGGTEVEVNAVDIETGKKHRAFFDFLG; encoded by the exons ATGGCCGCTGGTACGTGCCATTTGCTGTCTGCTGCCATCGACTTCGGGACAACATTTTCCGGATATGCCTTCTCAACCAAGAACGACTACCAGTCCAACCCACAGAACGTGTCCTCCGTCACATGGTCGGCAGGTTCCGGCTGTCTCCAGTCTCTGAAGACCTCCACGTGTATATTATTTGATCCCAAAGGCAATTTCCATTCGTTTGGTTTCGAAGCAGAAGATAAATATTGTGATTTAGCATATGACAATCTCCACAAAGACTGGTACTATTTCAGAAGGTTCAAGATGATCCTTTATCAACAGAAG GAACTCAACAGAACGTTTCATATTAAATCCCTTGATGGAAAGACGATGCCAGCGATGAAGGTGTTTTCCGCAGCAATTGGTTACCTCAAGGACCATCTACTAGGCACGTGTAAACTCCGAGGGGCAGACGTTCATGCACACGACATCGCCTGGGTACTCACTGTACCGGCGATATGGAGTGATCCAGCAAAACAATTCATGAGGGAGGCTGCTGTACAG GCGGGTTTACCAAGTAACCAGATGCAGTTATCTCTGGAACCCGAGGCCGCCTCTCTGTTCTGTAAACATATACCAGTAAATGTAAAGAGTGACAAGTTCATGGAGTTCAAGAGTGGGTACAGATACATGGTGTTGGACGCCGGAG GTGGAACTGTAGATATAACTGTCCACGAAGTAAAGCCGGGAGGCACCTTGAGGGAGCTGTACAAAGCCAATGGTGGAGACTGGGGAGGGACCAAGGTCGACCTGGAGTTTGAAAACCTGCTGGCCGACCTGTTAGGACCTGAAGTCTTTGACATCTTCAAGAGAGAATGTGTACCGGATCTACTTGAAATGCACAGAAGTTTTGAGGTAAAGAAACGATCGATTCAAGCACAAGGCGACGACAAGGTTACATTTACAGTGCCTATAAACCTACTGGAGACATTCAGAAAGCAGAAACCTGGAGTTGACCTGACCAAAACGATTGAAAACAAACCCAAATATTCAGGCCATGTGATATGGCGAGGTGACAAGCTCCGTTTATCTGCAGATCTTACAAGATCCCTATTCAAACCTTCCCTTGAGAACATCTTAGGCCAGGTAAAGATGCTTCTTGGCCTACCGGAAGTGTCTGGTGTTGGTGCTATCTTGATGGTAGGTGGTTACTCGGAATGTCCACTTCTACAAACTGCTGTAAAGTCGGCATGTCCAGGTCTACAGATGGTGGTGCCGGGAGATGCGGGTCTAGTTGTCCTTAAAGGGGCTGTAATAAACGGCCACACCCCTACAACCATCTCAGAGCGGGTCTGTAAGTACACGTATGGCGCCAGATGCAGGAGAAAATTCATTCAAGGGTTTCACAAGGAAGAGTACAAGGTCAACAGTGTTCGAGGTGTGAAATGTAACAACATCTTCGAGGTACATGCAAGAATGGGCGATTCTATACAGATAGGCCAAGCTTGTCAACCATTTAGACACGTTGTTGTCAGCGAAAATCAAACGGTAATGAAGATCGGGATATTTGCCTCGGATGAAAAAGAACCACTGTACGTGACGGATTGTGGGTGTAAAAAACTGGGTGACATTGTCATCGACATGTCAGACACAACCAATGGATTAAAACGAGGAAACTCAGTAAGTATGACGTTCGGGGGTACAGAGGTCGAGGTCAACGCGGTGGACATCGAAACTGGTAAAAAACATCGAGCATTCTTCGACTTCTTGGGATAA